One genomic window of Maribacter aquivivus includes the following:
- a CDS encoding glutamine synthetase III family protein gives MKSPRFNAIAESQKRKSIAIEEKGRRSELFGINVFNGKKMLQYLTKDALESLKGAMVSGSKIDRKIADQVAEAIKGWAITMGATHYTHWFQPLTGSTAEKHDAFFDLLPDGTALEKFGGGQLVQQEPDASSFPSGGIRNTFEARGYTAWDPSSPAFIYGTTLCIPTIFVSYTGEALDNKAPLLRALGAVDDAATAVAKYFDKTVTKVNATLGWEQEYFLIDKALAHSRPDIMMTGRTLVGETPAKGQQLDDHYFGVIPSRVLSFMSDLEKECTKLGIPVKTRHNEVAPNQFELAPVFEEANLAIDHNLLLMDVMDKIADKHQLKVLFHEKPFAGINGSGKHNNWSLATDTGVNLLSPGSTPMKNLQFLTFFINTIKAVDSYEELLRSSIASAGNDHRLGANEAPPAIFSIFVGSQLSNVLDELEGVSKGKLSPEEKTELKLNVVGKIPEILMDNTDRNRTSPFAFTGNKFEMRGVGAKMNCSKPMTILNTIVAKQLRDFKKEVDVLIDKKSLKKDEAVFNVLREYIKTSKRIRFDGDGYSTDWENEAKRRKLSNNKNTPEALEVLTSKNSIALFESMNVMSEIEVSARQEVDLENYIMHLQIEGRVYNELVYGYIMPAALEYQNKLIKNVSGLKEIYGAAHKKFSEGQLTMIEEIAEHVVGIKKMVDAMADARKKANSLKDTKKKAEAYCHNVKPYFVEIRMHSDKLEKLMDNNLWPLTKYRELLFIQ, from the coding sequence ATGAAATCACCAAGATTTAATGCAATAGCCGAAAGTCAGAAGCGAAAAAGTATTGCAATTGAGGAGAAAGGAAGACGTTCTGAGTTGTTCGGTATCAACGTGTTCAATGGAAAAAAGATGCTGCAATATCTTACCAAAGATGCCTTAGAGAGTTTAAAGGGCGCTATGGTTTCAGGTTCTAAAATTGATAGAAAAATAGCTGATCAAGTGGCCGAGGCTATTAAAGGTTGGGCAATTACCATGGGTGCTACACATTATACACATTGGTTTCAACCATTAACAGGTTCTACTGCAGAAAAACACGATGCATTTTTTGACCTTTTACCAGATGGTACGGCGTTAGAAAAATTTGGAGGCGGACAATTGGTTCAGCAAGAACCAGATGCTTCTAGTTTTCCTAGTGGCGGAATTAGAAATACGTTTGAGGCAAGGGGGTATACCGCTTGGGATCCATCTTCACCAGCTTTTATTTATGGTACCACATTATGTATACCTACTATTTTTGTTTCATATACGGGAGAAGCTTTAGATAATAAAGCGCCGTTGTTAAGGGCTTTAGGTGCTGTAGATGATGCCGCAACTGCGGTAGCTAAGTATTTTGATAAAACGGTTACCAAGGTAAATGCTACTTTAGGTTGGGAGCAAGAATATTTTTTAATTGACAAAGCTCTTGCACATTCTAGACCAGATATTATGATGACTGGGCGTACTTTGGTTGGTGAAACACCTGCAAAAGGGCAACAGTTAGATGATCATTATTTTGGGGTAATACCTAGTCGCGTTTTAAGTTTTATGAGCGATTTAGAAAAAGAATGTACCAAACTGGGTATTCCTGTTAAAACGAGACATAATGAAGTTGCACCTAACCAGTTCGAATTAGCTCCTGTTTTTGAAGAGGCTAACCTAGCCATAGATCATAATCTGTTATTGATGGATGTGATGGATAAGATTGCAGATAAACATCAACTTAAGGTTCTTTTTCATGAAAAACCTTTTGCTGGTATTAATGGTTCTGGAAAGCATAACAACTGGTCATTGGCGACAGATACTGGGGTGAATTTGCTTAGTCCGGGTTCTACGCCAATGAAAAACCTTCAATTCTTGACCTTTTTTATAAATACAATTAAAGCAGTTGATTCGTATGAAGAGCTTTTGCGTTCTTCAATTGCATCGGCAGGTAATGACCATCGTTTAGGGGCAAATGAAGCACCGCCGGCTATATTTTCAATTTTTGTTGGTTCACAATTAAGTAATGTACTAGATGAACTTGAAGGTGTTTCTAAGGGGAAACTATCTCCTGAAGAAAAGACAGAGCTGAAATTGAACGTTGTAGGTAAAATTCCTGAAATATTGATGGATAATACCGATCGTAATAGAACTTCGCCTTTTGCTTTTACAGGTAATAAATTTGAGATGCGTGGTGTGGGGGCAAAAATGAACTGCTCTAAGCCAATGACTATTTTAAATACTATAGTAGCGAAGCAATTAAGAGATTTTAAAAAGGAGGTCGATGTATTGATCGATAAGAAAAGCTTGAAAAAAGACGAAGCTGTTTTTAATGTGCTTCGTGAATATATTAAAACATCTAAAAGAATTCGTTTTGATGGTGACGGTTATAGTACTGACTGGGAAAATGAAGCTAAAAGAAGAAAGTTAAGCAACAATAAAAATACGCCAGAAGCTCTTGAGGTGTTGACATCAAAAAATAGTATTGCGCTTTTTGAATCAATGAACGTCATGAGCGAGATTGAGGTTAGCGCTCGCCAAGAGGTAGATTTAGAGAATTATATTATGCATCTACAGATAGAGGGTAGAGTATATAATGAGTTGGTGTATGGTTATATTATGCCGGCTGCGTTAGAATATCAAAATAAGTTGATCAAGAACGTCTCAGGATTGAAAGAAATTTATGGTGCAGCTCATAAAAAATTCTCTGAAGGGCAATTGACCATGATTGAAGAAATTGCCGAGCATGTAGTAGGTATCAAAAAAATGGTAGATGCTATGGCAGATGCTCGTAAAAAGGCAAATTCTTTAAAAGATACAAAGAAGAAGGCCGAAGCATATTGCCATAATGTAAAACCATATTTTGTTGAGATTAGAATGCATAGTGATAAACTAGAAAAGCTGATGGACAACAACCTATGGCCGTTAACTAAGTATAGAGAATTGCTATTTATTCAGTAA
- a CDS encoding AIR synthase related protein, with protein MSTSSSERYQQRGVSASKEDVHNAIKNIDKGLFPKAFCKIVPDYLTGDEEYCLVMHADGAGTKSSLAFMYWKETGDISVWKGIAQDALIMNIDDLICVGATDNIMLSSTIGRNKNKIPGEVLSAIINGTEELINDLGEFGITIHSTGGETADVGDLVRTIIVDSTVTARLKRTDVIDNANIKAGDVIVGLESFGQANYEKEYNGGMGSNGLTSARHDVFSNYLAEKFPESFDAEVPKDLVYSGNVKLTDTVENSPIDAGKLVLSPTRTYAPIVKKILSKYSSNEIHGMIHCSGGAQTKILHFIDELHVVKDNLFDVPPLFKLIQEQSGTDWKEMYKVFNCGHRLEFYLPEDVANDIIEISKSFGVNAQIIGRVEASDSKKLTISSKYGTFVY; from the coding sequence ATGTCCACATCAAGCAGTGAAAGATATCAGCAACGCGGCGTGTCAGCTTCAAAGGAAGATGTACACAATGCGATAAAAAATATTGACAAAGGTCTTTTTCCTAAGGCGTTTTGTAAAATCGTTCCTGATTATTTAACGGGAGATGAAGAGTATTGCTTGGTAATGCATGCAGACGGCGCGGGTACCAAATCTTCTTTGGCATTTATGTACTGGAAAGAAACCGGAGATATCTCTGTGTGGAAAGGTATAGCTCAAGATGCATTAATTATGAATATAGACGATCTTATTTGTGTTGGGGCAACTGATAATATTATGCTTTCTTCTACTATAGGTAGAAACAAAAATAAAATTCCGGGAGAGGTTCTTTCGGCAATTATCAATGGTACAGAAGAATTAATTAATGATTTAGGTGAGTTTGGTATTACCATTCACTCTACAGGTGGTGAAACTGCAGATGTAGGTGATTTGGTAAGAACTATTATTGTAGATTCTACTGTTACTGCTAGATTAAAAAGAACTGATGTTATTGACAACGCCAATATAAAAGCGGGTGATGTTATTGTTGGTTTAGAATCTTTTGGTCAGGCCAATTATGAGAAGGAGTATAATGGAGGAATGGGAAGTAACGGACTTACTTCTGCCCGCCACGATGTTTTTTCGAATTACTTAGCGGAGAAATTTCCAGAAAGTTTTGATGCGGAAGTGCCTAAGGATCTTGTTTATTCTGGTAATGTAAAGTTGACCGATACGGTTGAGAATTCACCTATCGATGCTGGTAAATTGGTTTTGTCGCCAACAAGAACATATGCGCCTATAGTTAAAAAAATACTTTCAAAATATAGCTCAAACGAAATCCACGGAATGATTCATTGTAGTGGCGGAGCGCAAACCAAAATTCTTCATTTTATAGATGAATTACATGTGGTGAAAGATAATTTATTTGATGTGCCACCACTTTTTAAATTGATTCAAGAACAGTCAGGTACAGATTGGAAAGAGATGTATAAAGTGTTCAACTGCGGTCATAGATTAGAGTTTTATCTTCCTGAAGATGTTGCAAATGATATTATTGAAATCTCGAAAAGTTTTGGTGTAAATGCGCAAATTATTGGTAGAGTAGAGGCGTCAGATTCAAAAAAACTAACAATTTCAAGTAAGTATGGAACCTTTGTGTATTAA